The genomic segment CCAAACCCCCACCCCCGACCCCCCAAACCCAAACCCACGTCCAGGCACCCGAACCCCACCCTCAGGCACCCGAGTTACACACTCGAGGACCCGAGTGCCACCTTCAGGCATCCGAACCTCACGTTCGCGCGCCCGAGTCCCACACTCGCGCAGCCGAACCCCACGTCCAGGTAGCCGAACCCCACACTCGCGCAGCCGAGTCTCCCACTCAGGCGCCCGAATCCCGCGCTCGCGCACGCGAGTCCCACACTCGCGCAGCTGAGTCCGCGCTCGGGCAGCCGAGTCCCGCGGTTCCGCGACCGAGCCCCACAGTCAGCTCAGCCGCCTGCACACAGGACGCGAATGCCGAACTCGGACTCGCAAAAGTGGAACTCGGCTGCGGGAACGTGGAACTCAGGTGCCTGAACGTGGGACTCGGCTACCTGACCCGGCAGCCCGGCCCCCGGAGCCTGGCCACCCCAACTCGGCACCAGCACCCCAATGCGGAACTCGAGTGCCTGAGGGTCGAACTCGCGTGCCTGAACGTGGGGTTCGGCTTCGCGAACGTGGGGTTCGGGTGCCTGAACGTGGGGTTCGGGTTCCTGAGTGTGGGGTTGGGGTGCGAGAGTGTGGGTTCGGGGGGACGGGGGTTAGTGGGGCCAGTGGTGGCGCCACGTGGGGGGGTCTTGGGGGGTGACGCCGGCGGAGCGGGCGGAGGCTTCGGCGGTGCGGACGTCGGCGGCGAAGCGCTTCGCGACGGCTCGTAGCGCGCCTTCCGGGTCCACGCCGGCTCGGCGGGCGGAAGCCGCCAGGCGGAAGAGTTGTTCGGCGTCGGTGTCCCCGGCGGGGAAGAGGTCGGACGGTAGGCCCGCGCGGCCGGTGCGCTGGCCCAGTTTGCCCGCCAGCGCCACGGCCGGCTGCCCCAGCGCCACGCCGTCCACAATGGACTCCCGGCGCTTTTCGGTCTGCTTCAGCTCTTCCCACCGGACCTGCTGGTGCTCGGCCGTGTCGATCACCTCGTCGCCGCCGAACACGTGCGGGTGCCGCCCGACGAGTTTCGCCACCAGTTCGCCGGCGACGTCCTCGATGTCGAACGGGTCCTGCCCGTCTTCCGCCGCCACGCGGGCGTGGAAGAGCACCTGCAGCAACACGTCGCCCAGTTCCTCGCGCAGCGCCGCCCGGTCGCCGTCCTCGATGGCTTCCAGCAGTTCGTAGGTCTCCTCGACCAGGTACTGCCGGAGCGAGTCGTGCGTCTGCGCGGCGTCCCACGGGCACCCACCCGGCGAACGCAGTTTGTCCATCACCGCCACGGCTTCGACCACGGCGGGCACCGGCACCGAGACCAGCGCGGCCCCCGCGTCCAGCAGCGCCGCGGCACCCGGGTCGGTGCGATCCGCCGCGACCAGCACCACGGCACCGGTCGCGCGCAGCAGTTCCTCCGGCGCGGGCGCGGCCTTCGCGTCCAGCGCGACCCGCGTCACCTCGGGCAGGTCACCGGCCGCGTAGACGACATCGGCCGAGCGCAGTGCGGGCCACGCGGCGGCGGGCAGCACCGCGGGAAGTGCCGCAGGTGCCAGGACGACCGTGTTCATGGCCGCAATGGTTGCACGGCCTTCGCCGGGAACTGGTAGCCCGTCGCCTCGTCGGCGTTCGGCAGCACGGCCATGCTCGCCGCGTCCCACACGCCGTAACGCGGGTTGACCTTGATGCCGAGTTCTTCCGCGATCGGTTGCAGCAGCCGCTTGCCGAGCTGGTAGACGGCTTCCGAGTCCGGCGCGATCGGCGTCTGCGGCGCCGTGGACGTGGTCGTGCGGTCCTTCACCAGCGCGACGAACCAGCCCGCCTGCTGCTGGCTCGGCTGCACCACGACCACGGTGCCCGGCTTCGCGCCGAACAGCGCGCTGCCCGGCAACGCCTCGGCGCCACCCTGCTCGCCCTGCGTCGCGGCCACGTTCAGCGGCTGCTGCAGCACCCGCAGGTTCGACTCGCTGATCACCTCACCGGCCCGCGCGGGCTGGTCGGCGATCTTCTTGGCCAGCGTGAGCGCCTGGTCCTTCGCGGTGGAGCCGGGCGACTCCTCGGTGATCACCGTGCCGATCACGTCCACCGCCAGCGACGAGGCGTACTTCGCGCCCAGCTCCTGGGTCATCAGGAAGTCGGAGACGAACTCGGGCACGCGCTCGACCGAGGTGTTCACCCGCGGCGCGATGGCCGCGGCCCCGCCGCTGCGCTCGATGAGTTCGTTGACCTGGGCCGGGTCCGCGCGCAGGCCTTCGCGCTGCGCGGCCACGGCGAGCAGTTCGTGCAGGATCCGGCCGTCGACCACCACGCGGGCGTTCAGGTCGAGCTTGCGCTGCTGCTGCGCCTGCTGCGCGTCGGGCGAGTTCTCCAGCAGCCAGGTGATTTCCCGCTGCACCGACTCCAGTGGCACGGACCGGTCACCGACGATCGCGGCCG from the Amycolatopsis magusensis genome contains:
- a CDS encoding MazG family protein — translated: MNTVVLAPAALPAVLPAAAWPALRSADVVYAAGDLPEVTRVALDAKAAPAPEELLRATGAVVLVAADRTDPGAAALLDAGAALVSVPVPAVVEAVAVMDKLRSPGGCPWDAAQTHDSLRQYLVEETYELLEAIEDGDRAALREELGDVLLQVLFHARVAAEDGQDPFDIEDVAGELVAKLVGRHPHVFGGDEVIDTAEHQQVRWEELKQTEKRRESIVDGVALGQPAVALAGKLGQRTGRAGLPSDLFPAGDTDAEQLFRLAASARRAGVDPEGALRAVAKRFAADVRTAEASARSAGVTPQDPPTWRHHWPH